The following proteins are encoded in a genomic region of Solea senegalensis isolate Sse05_10M linkage group LG5, IFAPA_SoseM_1, whole genome shotgun sequence:
- the lg5h9orf116 gene encoding UPF0691 protein C9orf116 homolog, with protein MEEQRVQTCDFYRTDPNLPFRFNNPDCFHGYSQTNNNPLYRTTNQTYGSKKPTVHEIQTQYRGMSRKFSQAMLRSGMYCDHGFNTSADSSRVTAPMATQTKKSNLHYLHHHINQNKDQAENK; from the exons ATGGAGGAGCAGAGAGTTCAAACCTGCGATTTTTACAGGACAGATCCAAATCTTCCGTTCAGATTTAACAACCCAGACTGTTTTCATGGTTACAG TCAGACAAATAACAACCCGTTATATCGAACAACCAACCAAACCTATGGCAGCAAGAAACCAACTGTTCATGAGATACAG ACGCAGTACAGAGGGATGTCCCGTAAGTTTTCACAAGCGATGCTGAGGAGTGGGATGTATTGCGATCATGGCTTCAACACGTCTGCGGACAGCAGCAGAGTGACGGCTCCCATGGCAACCCAGACCAAAAAATCCAACCTCCATTATTTACATCACCATATCAACCAAAACAAAGACCAGGCTGAAAACAAGTAA
- the LOC122770053 gene encoding noelin-like: MNQMESEENLLHVSLLLLLFGSQFTLVGPAAPEEGWQVYSSAQDTEGRCVCTVVAPQPTVCSRDARTKQLRHLLERVQNMSQSIEVLDQRTQKDLLFVEKMEVQLKDLENKFKLVEDGHETNIARQFKSIKAKMEELRPLIPVLEAYKADALLVQQFKEEVANVTELLGSLQEQMGGLDYQELHSRVMTLEDRLKACMQRLACGKLTGISEPITIKSSGSRFGSWMTDPLAPTGDNRVWYMDGYHNNRFVREYQSVYDFMSTDNFTSHRLPHPWSGTGQVVYNGSIYYNKFQSHTIIKFDLSTSLISRSRQLDFAGYNNMYHYSWGGHSDIDLMVDEGGLWAVYATNQNAGNIVLSQLNPNTLQIIRSWTTNHPKRSAGEAFMICGTLYVTNGYSGGTKVHYAYSTNSSTYEYIDIPLTNKYSHLSMLDYNPRERALYAWNNGHQVLYNVTLYHIIQ; the protein is encoded by the exons ATGAACCAGATGGAGTCTGAAGAAAATCTGCTccatgtttctctgctgctgctgctctttggaTCACAATTCACCCTG GTGGGTCCAGCAGCACCTGAGGAAGGCTGGCAGGTGTACAGCTCAGCTCAGGACACTGAAGGTCGGTGTGTTTGCACCGTGGTCGCTCCTCAGCCAACAGTTTGCTCCAGAGATGCTCGAACCAAACAGCTCAGACATCTGCTTGAAAGG gTGCAGAACATGAGTCAGTCTATCGAGGTGTTGGACCAGCGCACTCAGAAAGATCTGCTGTTTGTGGAGAAAATGGAAGTTCAGCTGAAAGATCTGGAGAACAAGTTCAAACTGGTGGAGGATGGACATGAAACCAACATCGCCAGACAGTTCAAG tcCATCAAAGCAAAAATGGAGGAGTTACGTCCTCTGATCCCGGTTCTCGAAGCCTACAAGGCCGATGCTCTGCTGGTCCAACAGTTTAAGGAGGAGGTAGCAAATGTGACAGAGCTGCTGGGGTCACTGCAGGAACAAATGGGAGGACTGGATTACCAGGAGCTCCACAGTCGAGTGATGACTCTGGAGGACCGACTGAAGGCGTGCATGCAGAGGCTGG CCTGTGGGAAGCTGACAGGAATTTCTGAGCCAATCACCATCAAATCGTCTGGATCCAGATTTGGATCATGGATGACTGACCCACTGGCTCCGACTGGAGACAACAGA GTTTGGTATATGGATGGTTACCATAACAACCGCTTTGTAAGGGAATATCAGTCAGTGTACGACTTCATGTCGACTGACAACTTCACCTCTCACCGTCTGCCTCACCCTTGGTCCGGCACTGGTCAGGTTGTTTATAATGGCTCCATTTACTACAACAAGTTCCAGAGTCACACCATCATCAAGTTTGACCTCAGCACATCACTCATCAGTCGCTCTCGGCAGCTCGACTTTGCTGGCTATAACAACATGTACCATTACTCCTGGGGGGGCCACTCAGATATTGACCTCATGGTAGATGAGGGCGGGCTCTGGGCTGTTTATGCGACCAATCAGAATGCTGGAAATATTGTCCTAAGTCAGTTAAACCCAAACACTCTGCAGATCATCCGCAGCTGGACCACCAACCACCCTAAACGCAGCGCTGGCGAGGCGTTCATGATCTGTGGAACCCTGTATGTTACTAATGGGTATTCAGGTGGAACCAAAGTGCACTACGCATACTCCACCAACTCCTCCACGTACGAGTACATCGACATCCCCctgacaaataaatacagtcacCTGTCCATGCTTGACTACAACCCTCGAGAGAGGGCCCTGTACGCCTGGAACAATGGCCACCAAGTCCTTTATAATGTTACACTTTATCACATTATACAGTAA